Genomic segment of Nocardiopsis mwathae:
CGCCACGTCGGCGGCCACCCCGCCGCGCTCGCCGCCGCCCAGAGGCTGCTGAACGCCGCCGACCCGCCGGACCTCGCCTACGAGAACGTCCACCGGCAGCTGGGCGATCCGCAGGTCGACGCGCTGGACTTCGACGCTCGCTACTCGCGCCTGACCGCGCGCCTGGCGAACGAGGTGTCCGCGCTGGGGGACGGGGCGCGGGCGGCCGTGGTGTGGGCGTCGCTGGGCACGACATGGGCGGTGTCGGCGGAGACGGTGGCCCGAGCGCTATCGCTGCTCGACGGTGCCGGAAAGCGCGGACCGATGGGCGTCCTGGCGGTCCTGGGGGAACAGCCCTACGCCCGGCTCGAATCGGGAAGGCTGCGCGTCCACCCCCTGCTCGCCCGGGCGGTCCGGTACCGCATCGCCGACTCCGAGCTGATGAAGGAGCTCAGCGGGGTATGGGAGGAAGCCTCCCGGCGGTGAGTCGTTAGCATGGGCGGGAGACGGATGAGGGGGCGACGCGGCATGGCGCAGAGCAGCGGGCGGCCGGGAACCGCCGCCGACCGTGCGCACAGTGCCGCGTTCGCGATCCAGATCGAGCTCAGCACGCGGATCGGGGCCCGCCGCCTGGGCGACTCGGAGGGCATCCTGCGTGAGGCGCTGACCTCGCTGCGCCTGGTCTCCGAGACGGTCCAGGAGGTCATCGGAGAGCTGCAGGAGCCGGACCTTGTGGCCGGCGGCGGCGATGCCGACGCCGACCGTGTCCGCGCGTGCGCCCGGAGGCTGGACGACGTTGTCCTGCGCCCGTTCCTGGACCGCTGGGACCCCCTGCTGGCCGAACACGAGCGGCTGCGCCCGCCCGGCGGGACACTCGTCGCCCATGAGGCGCGCTGGGCGCAGGCACAGGAGTTCCGCTCGGCGCTGCGTGACCTTTCCGAGCCGCTGATCCGGATCAATAGGGAGCTCGCCGACATCACCGGCGCCGATCTGGAACCTCCGCTCCCAGAAGTCCAGCCGCGGACCGCCGGGCCGCGCGACGGCCGAACCACGCCGTAGCCTCCGGCTCCGCCCACCGTCGTCGATCCTGCGCTCTTCGGGGTGGATGCCGTGGGTGCCCCCGCGCCCACGGCATCGTGCTGACCCCGATGAGATCGCCGACGCGGACGGCCTCGCAGCGTCGCGCGTGCCGGTCGCCGGGGATCGGCTGCCCATTGGCGAAGGGCGACCTCGCCCCCTGCCCGCGCTGCCTTCGCGTGACCGGCGGGGAGTGCCGGGGCGCGTCAGCTGTGCGGCCGGAGGTGGAGGTCGAGGCCGCCGGTGCCCACTGTTTCGACGTCCGGGCGCAGGCGCATGTCGTGGTCGTAGTCGCCGCCGTTCAGTGTGCGGAAGCCGATGGGCTCGTCGGTGAAGAGGCGGTCGAGGCGGTGGGCGTATTCCCGCTTCGCGTCCGCGAAGCGGCTCTCGGGGGCCTTGTTGACGTCGTACATGGCGAACGGTTCGAGCGGGGCCAGGCCGGTGAACCAGAACAGGCCGTGGTGGAGCGGGAAGAGGACGTCGTTCAGCCGCCCGTGGACGCCCCGGTCGGAGAACGACGGTTCCTCGGCGCCGAGCGTGACCGACGCCATCGCCCGCCGACCCGCGAGCCCGCCGTTGCTGTAGGGCGGGGGGTGCCCTGGGCCGTGGGCGAAGCCGAAGGTGAAGACCCGGTCGATCCAGCCCTTGAGGATGCCCGGGACGGAGAACCACCACATCGGGAACTGCAGGATCACCGCGTCCGACCACAGCAGCTTCTCCTGCTCGGCGGCGATGTCCGCGGACAGCCGCCCCTCCGCGGTGGCCCGCCCCGCCGCGTCGAGCACGTCCAGGCGCTCGTCGGCCGGGTGGTCGGGGTAGTCGTCGGCGTCCAGGGCCGCCTTCCACTTCATCGCGTACAGGTCGGAGGTCCGCACCCGGTGTCCTGCCGCGGTCAGGTGCTCGGCCGCGAAGTCGGAGAAGGCCGCGTTGAGCGAGCGGGGCTCGGGGTGGGCGGTGACGATGAGGACGTTCTTCTGCGGCTGCTGTGCGCTTTCGGTCATGACGCCACCCTGGCCCGAGCGCGGGAGGCCAACCAGTACCCCGTTTGACCGGAGGTATGCCGATCCTGGTACTGGCAGGGCCACGCATACTTGAGCACATGGACACCGTGGACCGCACCACCCGACACCGAGACCACGTGGACAGGGCGGACAGAGCGGATGGGATCGACGGGATCGGCGACCCGCGCCGGGCGCTCGGCGCCTTCCTGCGCGCCCGGCGCGGGCGCGTTGCACCCGAGGACGTCGGGATCAGGGCGAACGGCCGGAGGCGGGTGCGCGGGCTGCGCCGCGAGGAGCTGGCCCAGCTCGCCGGGATCAGCGTGGACTACTACGTGCGGCTCGAACAGGGGCGTGCCGTCCAGCCGTCCGACGGGGTGCTCGACGCGCTGGCGCGGGCACTCGGCCTGGACGCGGCCGAGCGGAAACACCTGCGGACCCTGGCCTGCGCCGAGCCCGCCCCCGCGCCGCGGCTCCAGGTCAGCCCCCTGCTGCAGCGCGCCCTGGACGCCATGGTCGGCTTGCCGGCCTACGTGACCGACCACCGCCAGGACGTGGTGGCCTGGAACGTGCTGGGCGCCGAGCTGCTGGGCGGCCTGGGCGACCCGGGGCGCCGCGACCCGAACAATGCCAGGTTCCTCTTCCTCGACCCCGCGTCGCGCGACGTCCTGCCCGACTGGCAGGACCGCGCGGACGAAACGGTCGGCCTGCTGCGCGTCGCCGCGGGCCGCTACCCCGAGGACGGGCTCTTGGCCGCGCTCATCACGGAGCTGTCGGAGCGCAGCGAGGACTTCCGCCGCGTCTGGGACACCGGCGAGGTGGTGATGTGCGGCGCGGGCCGCAAGCGGCTGCGGCACCCGGCGATCGGCGAGATCGCCCTGGAGTACGAGACCCTGCACGTTCCGGAGTCGCCCGGCGAGACCGGCCTGGTGGTGCACGTACTCAGCGCCGAGGAGGGAAGCGCGGAGGCCGCGGCCCTGGCCTGCCTGGCGGCCGAGTGCTCCGCTCCGTGCCGCGGGTGAGGCGCCGGGGCGGCGCGGGGTAGCGTTGGCTCGGTGCGTCACCACTCGGCGAGAGGAGACCGACCATGGCACGGCTCGCGCGGCTGCTCGGTGCGGCGACGGCGGCGTTCGGCGCGGCCACCGCGGCCCGGCCGGAGATCATCGCGCGGCCGCTCGGCCTGGCCGAGGACGACGGCACGGTGTCGCCGCGGACGCGGCTGCTGATCGAGCTCATCGGGTTCCGGGACGTCGCCGTTGGAACGGGCATGGTCCTTGCGCCGCGCGGCGCCCCGCTGCGGTGGCTGATCGCCGCCCGCACCGTGTCGGACCTCGGGGACGCCTACTTTCTGGGCCGGTCTCTGCCGACCCCGGCGTCACGGGCGCTGGGCGCCGCGATGGCCGGCGGGTGGGCCGTCCTCTGTGCGGCCAGTGCCGCCACCGCCGGGCGTCGGGCGCCTCGCGGCGAGTCCGGCGTGCCGGTCAGGCCAGGTCCTTCTTGAACCCGACGTGGGTGGGGCGGAAGCCCAGCCGCTCGTAGAAGCGGTGCGCGTCCGTCCGGGCGGCGTCGGAGGTGAGCTGGAGGATGGTGCATCCGCGTGTGCGCGCCTCGCGTTCGGCCCACTCCATGAGTCGGCCGCCCAGGCCGCTCTTCCTCTCGTCCCGGTGGACGCGGACGCCTTCGACCTGTGCCCGGGTGGCCGCGCGGCGGGACAGGCCGGGGACGAACGTCAGCTGGAGGGTGCCGACGACGTCGTCGCCCCGCTCGGCCACGGCCAGGAGCTGGTTCGGGTCGCTGTCGATGGCCGTGAACGCGGCGTGGTAGACGGCCAGGTCCTCGACGTCCTCGCGGAGCCGTCCCAGCGGATCGTCGGCGAGCAGGGCCACGATCGCCGGAACGTCGCCCGCCTCGGCCCGCCGGATCCGCGATTCCCGAGCCAAGCTGTGACCTCCCTTTCCCGTTCTGCCCATGCGGGCAGCGCCGCAGTGCTCGCCGTCGTCGGTGAGTGCCGTGCCGCCCTCCGGGAACTCTGCCACGAGGACGTGGGCACGGTCGATGCCCGCGGAGTGGTCCGCCCGCGCCCGCGCTCCGCGCCGTGAAGGGTGAGGGAGATCGCGCGGGCCGCGCCGACCATGGATCGGGTGGCCGGTCGTTCCCAGGCCCGATACGCCGCCTGCCCACGTCGTTCGCGGGCGGGTGTGTGCGGCGGGTCGGTCACCCGAGCTGTCGATATGTCGGAAATGTGGTGGTAGGCCGGTCGGTTGCCCTATGTCATGGTCACCCCGGTGTTGAGTTACCTGGCCGGAGTGGGTAGGTTCATGGCCCTGGTCTCCCCCAAGTGCCGCGATTCGGCACGGTGCGCACTGTGTTCCGTGCTGCCTCGGTTCCTGACACCCCCCGTGGGAGCGCCGTCTTACCTCCTCCCACCGCGTCGACATCCACGCGGGCGCCGTCCGCTTGCCCCACCCCGACCAGACCAGGGGAGCTGATCGATGTCAGCACACACACCCGCCGACGACCAGCGCCTGCCGCCGCCCGGCAGACTGGCCGGATACGTCCTCCTCGGGGCGACGGTCGCCATCGCCCCGGTGTGGACGTGGGTGACCCTGTCCGTGCCGTGGTCGGTTCGGGCCCCCGTCCTGGTCGGCGGCATCGCCACCGGCGCGGTCGCGGTCGCCGCCCTTGCGGCGGCCGCCTACTTCGCCGCCACCGCGCGCCGGGAGCGCGAACGGGCCGCGTACGCCGAGACCGGTACCGCCCGACTGGAGCGCGAGGTGCTCCACCTGTCGAACACCGCGCTTCCCGCCCTCGCGGGCCGCGTGCGCGAGGGAGTCCCGGCCGGGTCGGCGCTCGCCGAAGCCGACCTGCCCGGACACCACGCGCTGCGCCACATGGCCGAGCACACCGCGCGGACCCTGGAGGAGAGCGAGCGCCGGGCCACCGCCGCGCGAAACGCGCTCGCGGAGATGGAGAGCGAAGCCGCGGTCCTCACGGACGAGACGCTGCCCGCCCTGGCCGCGCGGATCCGGGAGAGCCGCTCATCGTCGGTGGACACCGCCCTCGCCGACGTGGTCCGGCCGACCAACGGCGAGCTGCGCCGCGCCGTCGGGCAGACCGCCCGCGCCCTCAGCGAGGCCGAGCGCAGGAGCGGTGCCGCCATGGCCGGCTGCGCCAGCGCCGCGGCCCGCGTGCAGGCCCAGGTCACCTCGCTGCTCGCCCGGCTTCGGGAGCTGGAGGACACCTACGGCGACCAGGAGGAGATCTTCGCCGACCTGCTCGACCTCGACCACAGCGTCTCGCAGACGGGGCGGCTGGCCGACAGCTTCGCGCTCCTCAGTGGCGGACGCTCCGGCCGCAGGTGGACCAAGCCCATCACGATCGAGAGCGTGCTGCGCGGCGCCATGGGACGCATCAACGCCTACCGGCGCGTGCGCGTCCACTCCGCCAGCACGGTCGCCGTCGCCGGATACGCCGCCGAGGGCGTCATCCACGCCGTGGCCGAGCTGATGGACAACGCCGCCGCGTTCTCGGCCCACGACACCGAAGTCCACGTGTACGTGGAAGAGGAGAACACCGGTGTCACGGTCATCATCGAGGACAGCGGCCTGGGCATGCGAGCCCGCGAGCGGCGCCGCGCCGAGCAGCTCGTGTCCGAGCCCATGGACCTGGCGACCCTCCCCGGGACCCGCCTGGGCCTGGCGGTGGTGGGGCGCCTGGCCGCCAAGTACGGCCTGACCGTCAGCTTCCGCCCCTCCTCGCGCGGGGGGACCGGCGCCGTGGTGCTGATCCCGCAGCACCTCATCACCCAGCCCCGAGCGCAGGCCACCGAGCCGGCCGCGCCCCCGTCGCCGGCGCCCGAACCGGCCCTCTCCAGGGCCGGCGCCCGGCCCGCCGAGGCCCGGGACGGCGGCGGCCGCGACGGCCTGCCCAGGCGCCGCCGGGGCGAGACACTCGCGGCCGCGAACGGGTCGGCACCCCCGCCGCCGGCGGCGTCGGTCCCTCGGGAGCGCCGTGACTCCGGAGCCCGGTTCGCGGCCTTCCGCCAGGCCGGCCGCGGCCGCGGCCCGTCCGAGACGGGTGAGGGGGACCGTCCGTGAGCGCGTAAGACCGCCCCAGCCCCCGTAGCACCCCTGGGCCTCCCGCGAGAGGCCCGCACCGTTCCCCCGGCCCGGCGCCCCCGGCGGGCCGCCGTACCCGCCCCGAGAAACCGACCGAGAGAGCAGGAGGCAGGGGCCTGCCCGGTCCGTACGCCCCCGGACCGCGCCCCGCGATCGCGATGAGCATTCCCGACCCGCCCGCCAGCAACGCGAACCGCGGCCTTGGCTGGCTCCTGGACAACCTTGTGGAGAAGACGCCCGGCGTCCGGCACGTCCTGGTGCTGTCCAGGGACGGACTGAAGATGTGCTTCACCCCGGGCCTCGACGAGGACAAGGCCGACCAGCTCTCCGCCGTCTCCGCGGGGATCCAGAGCCTGTCCCTCAGCGCCTCGGCCGAGTTCGGCGACGCCCTGGGCGCCGGGCAGGCCATGGTCGAGTTCGGTGGTGGGCTCCTGCTCATCGTGCCGGCCGGGGAGGGTGCCCATCTCGCCGTGATCGCCGACGCCGATGCCGACGTCGGCATCGTCGGGCACAACATGAACGAGCTCGTCGAGCAGATCGGCACGTACCTCTCCGCCGCGCCTCGCTCCGCCGGCCGCGGCCCCAGGCCATGAACCCGCGGCCCGTCGACCGCGAGGACCCCGACCGGCTCTACACGATCATCGGTGGCCGCGCCCGGGGCGACGAGCCGGCCTTCGACACGGTCACGCTCATCGTCAGCGAGTCCGAGCCGACCCCCGCGATGCAGTCCGAGCACGCGCGGATCCTCCGGATGTGCCGGCGGCCCACGGCGGTGGTGGAGATCTCCGCACAGCTGCGGCTCCCGGTGAGCGTGGTGAAGATCCTGCTGCGCGACCTCTTGGACACCGGCTACATCACGGCCCGCCACCCGCCGTCGACCACGGGTTGGGCGTGGCAGCCCACCCAGGAAACCTTGGAGCAGGTACTCATTGCACTCCAACGCCTCTGACCCAGCGACGCGCGAGAGCCCGGCCCCCCTCAGGGCGACCACCATGGACGCCCTGAAGATCGTGGTCGTGGGAGGGTTCGGCGCGGGCAAGACGACCATGGTCGGATCGGTCAGCGAGATCCGGCCGCTGAGCACCGAGGAGGTCATGACGCAGGTCGGCGTCGGGGTGGACGACCCCAGCGCCGTGCGACACAAGACCACCACGACCGCCGCGTTCGACTTCGGCCGGATCACGCTCACCGACGCGACGGTTCTGTACCTTTTCGGCGCGCCCGGCCAGGAGCGGTTCTGGTTCCTATGGGACCAGCTGTTCTCCGGAAGCCTGGGCGCGGTCGTGCTGGTGGACACTCGCCGCATCGAGGACTCCTGGTACGCCATCGACCGGCTGGAGCACCACCGGATGCCGTTCGTCGTCGCGGTCAACCGTTTCGGGCCCGGTCCCGGGGTCGAAACGGTGCGCGAGGCGCTGGCGCTGTCCGACGGTGTCCCCCTGGTCGAGTGCGACGCCCGCGACCGCGAATCCGCCAAAACCGTGCTGATCAGCCTCGTGGAACACCTGAGGCACCTCTATGTTCCATCGACCGCCCAGGAAGGCACGCCGTGACGAACGCCCCCAGCCCGCCCGAGCCCTCCCCACAGGCGCACGCGGGCCGCCCGCTGTGGGAGGACTACCCCGACCACCGCGACGCGGTCCGGTTCTACGGGCCGGAGATCGCCAAGGACCCGGCGGTGCTCTACGACGAGATGCGCCGACTCCACGGCCCGGTGGCGCCCATCCTGCTCGACGGCGACATTCCCGCCTGGTTCGTACTGGGCTACCGTGAGGTCCACTACGTCACCGGCAACCCCCGGTGGTTCGCGCGGGACTGCCGCCGGTGGAACGCCTGGGACCACGTTCCCGGCGACTGGCCGCTCATGCCCTACGTGGGCTGGACGCCGTCGGTGATGTTCACCGAGGGCGCCGAGCACCAGCGGCGCGCGGGCGCGATCGGCGACGCACTGGACGCCCTGGACCGCACCGAGCTGTCCATGATCTGCGAGCAGGTGGCCGACGGGCTCATCGACGGCTTCACCGGGGAGGGGCAGGCCGACCTGATCGCCGACTATGCCCACCGCATCCCGGCGGGAGTGGTGGCGCGCATGTTCGGACTGCCCGAGTCCGACGTGGCGAGCCTGGTGGAGGACGTTCTGGCCTCCCTGGACGTCGACGAGTCCGCCGCCCGGGCACACCAGCGTCTCCACGCCCGCATGCAGGCACTCGTCGCCGACCGCAGGGCCCACCCGGCCGACGACGTCCCCTCACGGCTGCTGGCGCATCCGGCCGGCCTCACCGACGACGAGGTCGTCATCGACCTGCTGGTGATGATGTCCGCCGCCCAGGCGCCCACCGGGAACTGGATCGGCAACGCCCTGCGCCTGATGCTGGTCGACGACGAGTTCTCGATCACCCTGCAGGGCGGGCGCAGCAGCGCCGGAGAGGCGCTGAACGAGGTGCTGTGGAAGAACACCCCCACCCAGAACTTCATCGGCAGGTGGGCGGTCCAGGCGTGCGAGGTCGGCGGCCGCCGTATCCGCAGGGGCGATCTGCTGGTCCTCGGCCTGGCCGCGGCCAACACCGACCCGCGGGTGCAGCCGGAGTGCCCCTCGGACACCTCGGTCAACCGGGCGCACATGTCGTTCGGGCACGGCGAGCACGGCTGCCCCTTCCCTGCCCCCGAACTGGCCGAGACCATCGCGCGCACCGCGATCGAGGTGCTGCTGGACCGCCTGCCCGACATCGAGCTGGACACGGCCGCCGACGATCTGCGCTGGCGGCCGTCGGTGTGGATGCGCGGCCTTTACGCCCTGCCGGTGAGGTTCAGCCCCGGGGTGCGCCTGTGAGGTCCGGAGGCGACGGGCGCCGCGCCCCGAGAGAGCGCGCGGCCGCGGCAGCCCCCGGACTCCGGCGTCGGCGGTCGGCTACGCGGCCGGGGTGAACACGACCGGCAGTTCGGCCGGGCCACGCGTGAACACGCCCTGCTCCACCGGGTGGGCGCCGTCGGCGAGCCGCAGGTCGGGCAGGGCGTCCAGCAGCTGGTCGGTCGCCGCCGTCACCTCGGCCTCGGCCAGCAGCGCCCCCACGCAGAAGTGCCTCCCCAGGGCGAACGCGAGGTGGTCGGCCGCGGCGGTGAACGCGGTGGCGGTGTTCAGCTCCTCGCGGTGGATATCGAAGGAATCCGGATCGGCGTAGCGATCCCCGTCCCGGTTGGCGGCCCCGATCAGGCAGGTGACCGTGCTGCCGGCCGGGATGGTCCCGCCGCTGACCTCCACGTCCCGGTCGGGCTGCCGCATGATCATGTGCACGGGGGGCGTGTAGCGCAGCGTCTCGGCGAAGGCGCGGGGGATCAGGCTCCGGTCCCGGCGGACGTCGTCGAGCTGGTCGGGGTGGAGCAGAAGGTTGGCGAACATGGCGGCCAGTGCCTTGTCGGTGGTCTCACCGCCGGCGGCGAGGAGCAGGCTGCAGAAGGACTTGATGTCCTCGTCGCTCATCCGTGTTCCGTCGATCTCGGCCCTGCACAGCGTGGACAGCAGGTCGTCGCCGAGGTGGTCCCGGCGGTGCCGGATGATGGGGAGCATGTACTCGGCGAACTCCTCCCTGGTCCGCATCCCCTCTGCGGCGACGCCGGGGTCCTGGGTGAGGTTGCCGAGGAACGCGATGATGGCCGTGTACCAGCGGTGGAACCGCGGGTGGTCGGCCTTGTCGAGGCCGAGCATGTCGACGATGACGTTGATGGGGAACCGCGTGGCGAACTGGCCCACCAGGTCGGCCGACCCGGTGGTGCGGAACCCGTCGATGAGGTCGCGGGCGTTCTGTTCGATGACGGGGAGGAACCGATCCCGCAGTGTGCTGCCCCGGAACGCGGGGGCCACCAGCGCACGGCGCACCGCGTGCTCGCGCCCGCTCAGCTGGAGGAACGTGTGACCGTGGACGGGCTCCAGCTGCCAGTCGTAGTTCGCCGTGGTGAACGCGTCGCTCTTGAAGGCCCTTCTCACGTCCTCATGGCGGGAGATGATGTAGCTCTGCGTGGCTTCGTGCCACAGCAGCGGAGCGTCGCGACGTAGGACGCGGTAGGCGGAATAGGGGTCAGTGGTGAAGCCGTCGGAGAGGATGTCGGGTATCTCTCGGGCGGTGGTCATAACGCTCCCTCATTGCGCGGAGAACGGGCGAGAACCGTCCTAAGGCTAAAGAGAGCCCGGAGCTCGAACCAGGCCGACCCCGGGCACGCCGTCGCACCGGTCGTCCGGGCCGCCCCACCGCGGAAGGCGGGCGGGCTTCGGCGGCACGGCGCGTGCCCCCGTACCGCCCGTGCCCCCGTACCGCCCGTGCCCCCGTACCGCCCGTGCCCCCGTACCGCCCGTGCCCCCGTACCGCCCGTGTCCCTGTGCCGCCTGTGTCGCCGACTATCG
This window contains:
- a CDS encoding NAD(P)H-dependent oxidoreductase — protein: MTESAQQPQKNVLIVTAHPEPRSLNAAFSDFAAEHLTAAGHRVRTSDLYAMKWKAALDADDYPDHPADERLDVLDAAGRATAEGRLSADIAAEQEKLLWSDAVILQFPMWWFSVPGILKGWIDRVFTFGFAHGPGHPPPYSNGGLAGRRAMASVTLGAEEPSFSDRGVHGRLNDVLFPLHHGLFWFTGLAPLEPFAMYDVNKAPESRFADAKREYAHRLDRLFTDEPIGFRTLNGGDYDHDMRLRPDVETVGTGGLDLHLRPHS
- a CDS encoding helix-turn-helix transcriptional regulator, which produces MDTVDRTTRHRDHVDRADRADGIDGIGDPRRALGAFLRARRGRVAPEDVGIRANGRRRVRGLRREELAQLAGISVDYYVRLEQGRAVQPSDGVLDALARALGLDAAERKHLRTLACAEPAPAPRLQVSPLLQRALDAMVGLPAYVTDHRQDVVAWNVLGAELLGGLGDPGRRDPNNARFLFLDPASRDVLPDWQDRADETVGLLRVAAGRYPEDGLLAALITELSERSEDFRRVWDTGEVVMCGAGRKRLRHPAIGEIALEYETLHVPESPGETGLVVHVLSAEEGSAEAAALACLAAECSAPCRG
- a CDS encoding GNAT family N-acetyltransferase, whose translation is MGRTGKGGHSLARESRIRRAEAGDVPAIVALLADDPLGRLREDVEDLAVYHAAFTAIDSDPNQLLAVAERGDDVVGTLQLTFVPGLSRRAATRAQVEGVRVHRDERKSGLGGRLMEWAEREARTRGCTILQLTSDAARTDAHRFYERLGFRPTHVGFKKDLA
- a CDS encoding sensor histidine kinase; amino-acid sequence: MSAHTPADDQRLPPPGRLAGYVLLGATVAIAPVWTWVTLSVPWSVRAPVLVGGIATGAVAVAALAAAAYFAATARRERERAAYAETGTARLEREVLHLSNTALPALAGRVREGVPAGSALAEADLPGHHALRHMAEHTARTLEESERRATAARNALAEMESEAAVLTDETLPALAARIRESRSSSVDTALADVVRPTNGELRRAVGQTARALSEAERRSGAAMAGCASAAARVQAQVTSLLARLRELEDTYGDQEEIFADLLDLDHSVSQTGRLADSFALLSGGRSGRRWTKPITIESVLRGAMGRINAYRRVRVHSASTVAVAGYAAEGVIHAVAELMDNAAAFSAHDTEVHVYVEEENTGVTVIIEDSGLGMRARERRRAEQLVSEPMDLATLPGTRLGLAVVGRLAAKYGLTVSFRPSSRGGTGAVVLIPQHLITQPRAQATEPAAPPSPAPEPALSRAGARPAEARDGGGRDGLPRRRRGETLAAANGSAPPPPAASVPRERRDSGARFAAFRQAGRGRGPSETGEGDRP
- a CDS encoding roadblock/LC7 domain-containing protein; the encoded protein is MSIPDPPASNANRGLGWLLDNLVEKTPGVRHVLVLSRDGLKMCFTPGLDEDKADQLSAVSAGIQSLSLSASAEFGDALGAGQAMVEFGGGLLLIVPAGEGAHLAVIADADADVGIVGHNMNELVEQIGTYLSAAPRSAGRGPRP
- a CDS encoding DUF742 domain-containing protein, translating into MNPRPVDREDPDRLYTIIGGRARGDEPAFDTVTLIVSESEPTPAMQSEHARILRMCRRPTAVVEISAQLRLPVSVVKILLRDLLDTGYITARHPPSTTGWAWQPTQETLEQVLIALQRL
- a CDS encoding GTP-binding protein, translating into MHSNASDPATRESPAPLRATTMDALKIVVVGGFGAGKTTMVGSVSEIRPLSTEEVMTQVGVGVDDPSAVRHKTTTTAAFDFGRITLTDATVLYLFGAPGQERFWFLWDQLFSGSLGAVVLVDTRRIEDSWYAIDRLEHHRMPFVVAVNRFGPGPGVETVREALALSDGVPLVECDARDRESAKTVLISLVEHLRHLYVPSTAQEGTP
- a CDS encoding cytochrome P450 family protein, which encodes MTNAPSPPEPSPQAHAGRPLWEDYPDHRDAVRFYGPEIAKDPAVLYDEMRRLHGPVAPILLDGDIPAWFVLGYREVHYVTGNPRWFARDCRRWNAWDHVPGDWPLMPYVGWTPSVMFTEGAEHQRRAGAIGDALDALDRTELSMICEQVADGLIDGFTGEGQADLIADYAHRIPAGVVARMFGLPESDVASLVEDVLASLDVDESAARAHQRLHARMQALVADRRAHPADDVPSRLLAHPAGLTDDEVVIDLLVMMSAAQAPTGNWIGNALRLMLVDDEFSITLQGGRSSAGEALNEVLWKNTPTQNFIGRWAVQACEVGGRRIRRGDLLVLGLAAANTDPRVQPECPSDTSVNRAHMSFGHGEHGCPFPAPELAETIARTAIEVLLDRLPDIELDTAADDLRWRPSVWMRGLYALPVRFSPGVRL
- a CDS encoding cytochrome P450; its protein translation is MTTAREIPDILSDGFTTDPYSAYRVLRRDAPLLWHEATQSYIISRHEDVRRAFKSDAFTTANYDWQLEPVHGHTFLQLSGREHAVRRALVAPAFRGSTLRDRFLPVIEQNARDLIDGFRTTGSADLVGQFATRFPINVIVDMLGLDKADHPRFHRWYTAIIAFLGNLTQDPGVAAEGMRTREEFAEYMLPIIRHRRDHLGDDLLSTLCRAEIDGTRMSDEDIKSFCSLLLAAGGETTDKALAAMFANLLLHPDQLDDVRRDRSLIPRAFAETLRYTPPVHMIMRQPDRDVEVSGGTIPAGSTVTCLIGAANRDGDRYADPDSFDIHREELNTATAFTAAADHLAFALGRHFCVGALLAEAEVTAATDQLLDALPDLRLADGAHPVEQGVFTRGPAELPVVFTPAA